The Isosphaera pallida ATCC 43644 genome includes a window with the following:
- a CDS encoding exosortase/archaeosortase family protein — MSVGSRGHASDWRRPSPAAVTTSSASHERCDPADPAPPTAPARLDAAAFQAGLTIAVVAVSFGPNLVNLAWYKWLTEPNYSHGWLVPPIAGLILWKRAAWLRPAPPTDLLSGSSRGRRGRRAWASWFPWGCLVGLLAALAFRAWLYERNEEWLETFGLIPTLGLALGTVGGLAWLRWSWPALLFLIFMVPLPGRADAFLAGPLQTLAAIGAGFLLQLAGLPALVEGNTLVVAGQRLEVARACNGLSMLISLSCLVTAYVLLTNDPPWKKLLLLASAVPIALVSNILRITATAVCYEIWTPEIVDDYAHDFAGYAMMPVGFALVLLQSGLIDLVFQGQSEPSPRGHPPPTARPSA; from the coding sequence ATGAGCGTCGGTTCCCGCGGCCACGCTTCCGACTGGCGACGGCCCTCCCCTGCCGCGGTGACGACCTCCTCCGCTTCCCATGAGCGGTGCGACCCGGCCGACCCGGCTCCGCCAACCGCACCGGCCCGGCTCGACGCGGCCGCGTTCCAGGCGGGGTTGACCATCGCCGTGGTTGCGGTGTCGTTTGGGCCCAACTTGGTCAACCTGGCGTGGTACAAGTGGTTGACCGAACCCAACTACAGTCATGGATGGCTGGTGCCGCCCATCGCTGGGCTGATCCTGTGGAAGCGGGCCGCCTGGCTGAGACCCGCGCCGCCTACCGACTTGCTTTCCGGTTCGAGTCGAGGGCGGCGGGGCCGCCGGGCGTGGGCGTCCTGGTTCCCCTGGGGTTGCCTGGTTGGCCTGCTGGCCGCCCTGGCGTTCCGGGCCTGGCTTTATGAACGCAACGAGGAATGGCTGGAGACCTTCGGACTGATTCCCACCCTGGGCCTGGCGCTTGGAACGGTGGGCGGCCTGGCCTGGCTGCGCTGGAGCTGGCCGGCCTTGCTGTTTTTGATCTTCATGGTGCCGCTGCCGGGACGGGCGGATGCGTTCCTCGCCGGTCCCTTGCAGACCCTGGCGGCCATTGGTGCGGGCTTCCTGCTGCAACTCGCCGGCTTGCCCGCCCTGGTCGAAGGCAACACCCTGGTGGTGGCCGGGCAACGTTTGGAGGTGGCACGCGCCTGCAACGGTCTGTCGATGCTGATCTCGCTGAGCTGTTTGGTGACCGCCTATGTGCTGCTGACCAACGACCCGCCCTGGAAAAAGCTGCTGCTCTTGGCCTCGGCGGTCCCGATCGCCTTGGTCAGCAACATCTTGAGGATCACCGCCACCGCGGTTTGCTACGAGATTTGGACCCCGGAGATCGTGGACGACTACGCCCATGACTTCGCCGGATACGCCATGATGCCCGTCGGCTTCGCCCTGGTGCTGCTCCAGTCGGGGTTGATCGACCTGGTGTTCCAGGGCCAGAGCGAGCCGTCCCCCCGCGGCCATCCGCCGCCGACCGCCCGCCCCTCCGCCTGA
- a CDS encoding tetratricopeptide repeat protein, with the protein MTTPTPLHDPHGTPSRPSPPPSSPPAPPTPHGRTPTAPRLNLRGLFLVSGLFLVIGLGGLALHLHQLSRGPAAWLAEAQRLAMAGRLDLALGFLERVLEQQPRHPEALARRAEWRLSLVRGPADLRAARDDHEEAILAAPDAPDRQALRRRAVELDLLVGQTAAALNHARDLIARGAHDAQAYRLLGEALEASAKVRTAADAALIEARDAYRTALDRDDRDLAALEKLADLEALVFRDTDAADALMARALEVAARLAKKGGSVSSAPGVEQGPRTSVEAPGLEDPAAFRSSPAAPLATIAPRDPASFVSDPAARGFATGPEIAARLIRQRHYQKRGRGDLAALELDEAIKLDPANALIRRAAAELALDRGDPEAARRHLDAIPPQDRSSPDHALIEGRVLEAQGRIEEALACWRQGMSLAKGGDPALAFQTALTLLRQGRLAEAEPAIAAHRRLTWDDRARQPSDSARFLQALADLKTRRSARAAEALEVLAVKASPALKFQATLALGQAYEQLARRDDAVEAYAKAADLEPGRVEPWLAQARLLGPVEPVRALNLLETALGRLPGDERLLEALAERVATLRRRRLDDPEVRNAVERAAAVAAQGAGSSDRPGLALIRAERAWTENQPDRAAQLLDEALQRHPDDPRLVLARVETDLRQGRAGPALERLEQAAHRGVPFEPVELRCARAVCLSRAGRPEAAKAALTSDLEDLTTGQQARVWKVLVELADQEWNDPATARWAVQSWRDAAPDDFDAHARALDLALATGDLAAAQDATAQLERLDGTGLYQGLNAVWPALIALQRAATAEADSDLRRRVEPTLRAAVDQLRDLSQAHPEQAIPAMLTARILRWLNDLEGAIEAARTAVERDGAPASVAFLAELLARGGHVAALDALAQRHPNQTLLIRRLQAEALAAAGQADPARRLAAQLVEADPSNPALRLWQAKLERDALHQPDNAEAILLDLIARRPGDTGPWLALLDFKTKQHQAQAKTNPDAPPAHEALAALRTRALTEAKPDSPALWKAQVAAVLGDRAAAIDAYYDAVRARPNDPATIDEASRFFESTGRLDLAERALKLLVRDFGTPPANPSTAPNPAASASASASASASAANPLAVPGPTVAVAADASATPPRWAVRRLARLLASRPVDGLAQATARRLVDALASQSNTPADRLVRAEVYAASGDPRHRLQADAWLADLVRDRPGDLDAHALLARLREQRGDYAGALPHAEALARAGRPDALAYYAGLLIRAGQLDQARAALDQLLERHPSDPRTLELHARWLHAQGRVEPAIEVVAEGFQTALQRATLAPAAVDLTPTNAASPSQAPPPVLASTASPESARRLDEAAAMVALMARIGPPQQAVELARRLVAAWPSPAAAARVGLTLGSIGRADEALRLIRATTPPPGSETGDTPAARAAANDLGDLAKVALALGAAPNGPPEAFDLAETLLNRALAAIPDPARAAPADWIQARAFLNHRRGRHIQEVNDYGDLLRRTPPPRDLRFLNNLAWTLCELLKRPHDALPYIDAAIDRVGWNENLRDTRGVILTRLGRYDEAAAYLGETIEALGSSASAPLHYHHARALLLAGQTEAARAAFARARAAGLDPEATLLQPEERDEYRQLAPRLDPPTQTQG; encoded by the coding sequence ATGACCACGCCCACTCCGCTCCACGACCCCCACGGCACGCCGTCGAGACCAAGCCCGCCGCCCTCGTCTCCACCCGCGCCGCCCACGCCCCACGGCCGGACCCCGACTGCCCCACGGCTCAACCTCAGAGGGTTGTTCCTCGTCTCGGGGCTGTTTCTGGTCATTGGGCTTGGGGGGCTAGCGCTCCACCTTCACCAATTGAGCCGGGGACCGGCCGCCTGGCTGGCCGAGGCCCAACGGCTGGCGATGGCCGGGCGGCTCGACCTGGCCCTGGGCTTTCTGGAGCGGGTCTTGGAACAGCAGCCCCGCCACCCCGAGGCGCTGGCCCGCCGCGCCGAATGGCGCTTGAGCCTCGTCCGCGGCCCGGCCGACCTCCGCGCGGCTCGTGACGACCACGAGGAGGCGATCCTGGCGGCCCCCGATGCCCCCGACCGCCAGGCGCTGCGCCGCCGCGCGGTGGAACTCGACCTGTTAGTGGGCCAGACCGCCGCGGCGCTCAACCACGCCCGCGACCTGATCGCTCGGGGAGCCCACGACGCCCAGGCTTACCGCCTGCTCGGCGAGGCGCTGGAGGCCTCCGCCAAAGTCCGCACCGCCGCCGACGCCGCCTTGATCGAAGCCCGCGATGCCTACCGCACCGCGCTGGACCGCGACGACCGCGACCTCGCAGCGCTGGAGAAGCTGGCCGATCTCGAAGCCCTGGTCTTCCGCGACACCGACGCGGCCGACGCGCTGATGGCCCGCGCGTTGGAGGTCGCCGCGCGTCTGGCCAAGAAGGGAGGTTCGGTCTCCTCCGCCCCCGGCGTGGAGCAGGGGCCAAGGACCAGCGTGGAGGCTCCTGGGTTGGAGGACCCTGCCGCGTTTCGGTCCTCGCCAGCCGCTCCGCTGGCCACGATCGCCCCGAGGGACCCCGCGTCGTTTGTCTCTGACCCCGCCGCCCGCGGCTTCGCCACGGGACCGGAGATTGCCGCGCGGTTGATCCGCCAACGCCACTACCAAAAACGCGGCCGCGGCGACCTGGCCGCTCTTGAACTCGACGAGGCAATCAAGCTCGACCCCGCCAATGCCTTGATCCGCCGCGCTGCGGCCGAACTGGCCTTGGACCGCGGCGACCCCGAGGCGGCCCGCCGCCACTTGGACGCCATCCCGCCCCAGGACCGCTCCAGCCCCGACCACGCCCTAATTGAGGGACGGGTCCTCGAGGCTCAGGGCCGCATCGAAGAGGCGCTGGCATGTTGGCGTCAAGGGATGTCCCTAGCCAAAGGGGGCGATCCGGCCTTGGCGTTCCAGACGGCCTTGACCCTGCTGCGCCAGGGACGGTTGGCCGAGGCCGAACCAGCGATCGCCGCCCATCGCCGCCTCACCTGGGACGACCGCGCTCGCCAACCCTCCGACTCGGCCCGCTTTCTCCAAGCCCTGGCCGATCTGAAAACCCGCCGCTCCGCCCGCGCTGCGGAGGCGTTGGAGGTGCTGGCGGTCAAGGCCTCGCCGGCGTTGAAGTTTCAGGCCACCCTCGCTCTGGGGCAAGCCTATGAGCAACTCGCCCGCCGGGACGACGCGGTGGAGGCTTACGCCAAGGCGGCCGATCTCGAACCCGGGCGGGTCGAACCGTGGTTAGCCCAGGCCCGTCTTCTGGGACCGGTCGAGCCAGTCCGAGCGCTCAACCTCCTCGAAACGGCGCTCGGACGCTTGCCCGGCGACGAGCGGTTGTTGGAAGCGCTGGCCGAGCGGGTCGCCACCCTGCGGCGTCGCCGCCTCGACGACCCCGAGGTGCGCAACGCCGTCGAGCGGGCCGCGGCCGTCGCCGCCCAGGGGGCCGGCTCCTCCGACCGTCCCGGCTTGGCGCTGATCCGCGCCGAACGCGCCTGGACCGAGAACCAGCCCGACCGGGCCGCTCAACTGCTCGACGAGGCGCTGCAACGTCATCCCGATGATCCGCGGTTGGTTCTGGCCCGCGTCGAAACCGACCTCAGGCAGGGACGCGCGGGACCCGCGCTGGAACGCCTCGAGCAGGCCGCCCACCGCGGGGTCCCCTTCGAGCCGGTCGAGCTGCGCTGCGCCCGCGCGGTGTGCCTGTCGCGGGCCGGACGCCCCGAAGCGGCCAAAGCCGCGCTCACAAGCGACCTGGAGGATCTCACCACGGGTCAGCAAGCCCGGGTCTGGAAAGTCCTGGTTGAACTGGCCGATCAGGAATGGAACGACCCGGCTACCGCCCGCTGGGCGGTCCAATCCTGGCGCGACGCGGCCCCCGACGACTTCGACGCCCACGCCCGCGCCTTGGACCTGGCGTTGGCCACTGGCGACCTCGCGGCAGCCCAGGACGCCACCGCGCAGCTCGAACGGCTCGACGGCACCGGTCTGTACCAGGGTCTCAACGCGGTCTGGCCCGCGTTGATCGCGTTGCAACGCGCCGCCACGGCGGAGGCTGACTCCGACCTGCGCCGCCGGGTCGAACCCACCCTAAGGGCGGCGGTGGACCAACTGCGTGACCTCTCCCAGGCGCACCCCGAGCAGGCGATCCCGGCGATGCTCACGGCCCGCATCCTGCGTTGGCTCAACGACCTGGAGGGAGCGATCGAGGCGGCCCGCACCGCCGTCGAGCGCGACGGTGCCCCCGCCTCGGTGGCCTTCCTGGCCGAACTGCTGGCGCGGGGCGGCCACGTGGCTGCGCTGGACGCCTTGGCTCAACGCCACCCCAACCAGACGCTGCTGATCCGCCGCCTCCAGGCCGAAGCCCTCGCCGCGGCGGGCCAGGCCGACCCGGCCCGCCGTCTGGCGGCCCAGCTGGTTGAGGCCGACCCCTCCAACCCCGCGCTGCGTCTGTGGCAGGCCAAGCTCGAACGCGACGCCCTCCACCAGCCCGACAACGCCGAGGCAATCCTGCTCGACTTGATCGCCCGCCGTCCCGGCGACACCGGCCCGTGGTTGGCCTTGCTCGATTTCAAGACCAAGCAGCACCAAGCCCAGGCCAAAACCAACCCCGACGCCCCCCCCGCTCACGAGGCCCTAGCAGCGCTCCGCACCCGGGCCCTCACCGAAGCCAAGCCGGATTCCCCCGCGCTTTGGAAAGCTCAGGTGGCCGCCGTGCTAGGCGATCGCGCCGCGGCGATTGACGCCTACTACGACGCGGTCCGCGCCCGCCCCAACGACCCGGCCACCATCGACGAGGCCTCCCGCTTCTTCGAGTCCACCGGACGCCTCGACCTGGCCGAACGGGCCCTCAAGCTGCTGGTCCGCGACTTCGGAACGCCCCCCGCCAATCCCTCCACCGCCCCCAACCCCGCCGCGTCTGCGTCCGCCTCTGCGTCTGCGTCCGCGTCCGCCGCCAATCCCCTAGCGGTGCCAGGTCCCACCGTTGCCGTCGCCGCCGACGCCAGCGCCACGCCACCACGGTGGGCGGTGCGACGCCTGGCCCGCCTGCTGGCGTCCCGCCCGGTGGACGGGCTGGCTCAGGCCACCGCAAGGCGTCTGGTCGATGCTCTGGCCAGTCAGTCCAACACCCCGGCCGATCGTTTGGTCCGGGCCGAGGTTTACGCGGCCTCGGGCGACCCCCGCCACCGCCTCCAGGCCGATGCATGGCTCGCGGACCTGGTTCGTGACCGCCCCGGCGATCTCGACGCCCACGCCCTGTTGGCCCGTCTGCGGGAACAACGCGGTGACTACGCCGGCGCGCTGCCCCACGCCGAGGCGCTGGCCCGCGCGGGTCGTCCCGACGCCCTGGCCTATTACGCCGGCCTGCTGATTCGCGCGGGTCAACTCGACCAGGCCCGCGCCGCGCTCGATCAGTTGTTGGAACGTCACCCCTCCGACCCCCGCACCCTGGAACTCCATGCCCGCTGGCTCCACGCCCAGGGACGGGTCGAGCCCGCCATCGAGGTGGTGGCCGAGGGGTTCCAAACCGCCCTCCAGCGTGCCACGCTGGCCCCCGCCGCCGTGGACCTGACCCCCACCAACGCGGCGTCCCCTTCTCAAGCCCCCCCGCCTGTCCTGGCCTCGACCGCCTCGCCGGAGTCGGCCCGTCGTCTCGACGAGGCGGCCGCGATGGTCGCGCTGATGGCCCGGATCGGCCCGCCCCAGCAGGCCGTTGAACTGGCTCGCCGCCTGGTCGCCGCCTGGCCCTCCCCCGCGGCCGCAGCGCGGGTTGGGCTGACCCTAGGTTCGATCGGTCGGGCCGACGAGGCGCTCCGCTTGATCCGTGCCACCACCCCGCCCCCCGGCTCCGAAACCGGTGACACCCCCGCGGCCCGCGCGGCCGCCAACGACCTGGGCGACCTGGCCAAAGTCGCGCTGGCGCTGGGAGCCGCCCCCAATGGGCCGCCCGAGGCATTCGACCTGGCCGAAACCTTGCTCAACCGCGCCTTGGCGGCAATTCCCGATCCCGCTCGCGCTGCTCCAGCCGATTGGATTCAAGCCCGCGCCTTCCTCAACCACCGCCGGGGACGCCACATTCAGGAGGTCAATGACTACGGCGACCTGCTGCGACGCACCCCGCCACCCCGCGACCTGCGGTTCCTCAATAACCTGGCGTGGACCCTCTGCGAACTGCTCAAGCGACCCCACGACGCCTTGCCCTATATCGACGCGGCAATCGATCGCGTCGGTTGGAATGAAAATCTGCGCGACACCCGGGGCGTTATCCTCACCCGCCTGGGCCGTTACGACGAGGCCGCCGCCTATCTGGGCGAGACGATCGAGGCGTTAGGGTCCAGCGCCTCGGCCCCACTTCACTATCACCACGCCCGCGCATTGCTGCTGGCAGGCCAGACCGAGGCCGCCCGCGCCGCCTTCGCCCGCGCCCGCGCCGCCGGTCTCGACCCAGAGGCGACGCTGCTTCAGCCCGAAGAGCGCGACGAGTACCGCCAACTGGCTCCACGCCTGGACCCCCCAACCCAAACCCAAGGATAA
- a CDS encoding RNA polymerase sigma factor, giving the protein MIGSPITPSSPPSPLTTTPQVPASSGPSVEPPRDAQLLSDFRRGDEWAAQMLYERYARRLQAFARRRTPGDLRPVFESADLVQDVFGSFFRRASEGHYCIPDGLELWSLLAGIALNKVRDAARHHHRDCRDRRRDQSLDAEPIDLASIEEDDRLLRILLDDFLDGLHEDHRKFVELRIDGHGIDDISARTGRAKRSIERALQNIRDDLRRLLNP; this is encoded by the coding sequence ATGATTGGGTCGCCCATCACTCCATCGTCTCCGCCTTCCCCGTTGACCACCACCCCACAGGTGCCCGCGTCGTCCGGTCCATCGGTGGAACCGCCACGGGATGCTCAGCTGCTCTCGGACTTCCGACGCGGAGACGAATGGGCGGCTCAAATGTTGTACGAACGCTACGCCCGACGGCTTCAGGCCTTTGCCCGGCGACGCACCCCGGGGGATCTGCGTCCGGTCTTCGAGTCGGCTGACCTGGTGCAGGATGTCTTCGGCAGCTTCTTCCGTCGCGCCAGCGAGGGGCACTACTGCATCCCCGACGGTCTGGAGCTGTGGAGTCTCTTGGCGGGCATCGCCCTGAACAAGGTCCGCGATGCCGCCCGCCACCATCACCGCGATTGCCGCGACCGTCGCCGCGACCAGTCGCTCGACGCCGAACCAATCGACCTGGCCTCCATCGAGGAGGACGACCGCCTGCTGCGCATCCTGTTGGACGACTTCCTCGACGGGCTCCATGAGGATCACCGCAAGTTTGTCGAGCTTCGCATCGACGGTCACGGCATCGACGACATCTCCGCCCGCACCGGGCGTGCCAAGCGTTCCATCGAGCGGGCGCTGCAGAACATCCGCGACGACCTGCGACGGCTGCTCAACCCCTGA
- a CDS encoding NAD-dependent epimerase/dehydratase family protein → MTTITIATPTAPRRALVTGGAGFIGSHLVEALLARGWQVRVLDNFSSGQLANLKPWLDRIELLEGDAADPVLAARACREVEVVFHQAAIPSVPKSVLDPIATHHAGPTATLTMLQAARAAGARRFIFAASSSAYGDTPTLPKHEAMLPQPLSPYAASKLAGEHYVAAFARSMGLDGVSLRYFNIFGPRQDPSSPYSGVISRFHLVMSHGAPPTIYGDGTQTRDFTAVANAVHANLLAADHPQALRGAVLNVGTGQRTSLLDLVAALNRLLQLDPPLQPRYEPPRPGDIAHSLASLELVHATLGYQPLVSFEDGLRALVQSS, encoded by the coding sequence ATGACCACGATCACCATCGCCACCCCCACGGCGCCGCGTCGCGCGTTGGTGACCGGCGGGGCGGGCTTCATTGGCTCGCATTTGGTCGAGGCGTTGCTGGCGAGGGGATGGCAGGTTCGGGTCCTGGACAACTTCTCCAGCGGCCAGCTCGCCAACCTCAAGCCGTGGCTGGACCGCATCGAGTTGCTGGAGGGGGACGCGGCCGATCCGGTCCTGGCGGCGCGGGCGTGCCGGGAGGTCGAGGTGGTCTTCCACCAGGCGGCGATCCCCAGCGTGCCCAAGTCGGTGTTGGACCCCATCGCCACCCACCACGCCGGCCCCACGGCGACCTTGACGATGCTCCAGGCCGCCCGCGCTGCTGGGGCGCGGCGGTTCATCTTTGCCGCCAGCAGCTCGGCCTACGGCGATACCCCCACCTTGCCCAAGCACGAGGCTATGCTTCCACAACCGTTGAGTCCCTACGCCGCCAGCAAGCTCGCCGGCGAACACTATGTGGCCGCCTTCGCCCGCTCGATGGGGTTGGATGGGGTCTCATTGCGTTATTTCAACATCTTTGGACCCCGCCAGGACCCCTCCAGCCCTTACAGTGGGGTGATCTCGCGGTTCCACCTGGTCATGAGCCACGGCGCCCCCCCCACCATCTACGGCGACGGCACCCAAACCCGCGACTTCACTGCCGTGGCCAACGCGGTTCACGCCAACCTGCTGGCCGCCGACCACCCCCAGGCTCTGCGGGGCGCGGTGCTCAATGTCGGCACTGGTCAACGTACCTCGCTGCTGGACCTAGTGGCCGCCCTCAACCGCCTCCTCCAGCTCGATCCGCCGCTCCAACCCCGCTACGAGCCGCCCCGACCCGGCGACATCGCCCACTCCCTCGCCTCACTTGAGCTGGTCCATGCCACCCTCGGCTACCAACCCCTCGTCTCCTTCGAGGACGGACTCCGCGCGTTGGTGCAATCCTCGTGA
- a CDS encoding RNA polymerase sigma factor: MNTSRATSLTSGSYTHRFTLMFKHLLEGRTRAFEWVSKTFSGLLGRYANRLLDRRGRIGFVDGEDIAQDALFQFARRVKEGQLPIANHAELHAQLKKLTQQAAVDALRKERATKRGGQVAILSRDAMADQNGGEGPAILARDLDPAVKAAAVDRVEFWMDHLARKRPEYPLIALLKSHGYTNQAIARAMDFSESKVDRAVRDIAATLRDLNAREFDQINRLFA; encoded by the coding sequence ATGAACACGTCCCGCGCCACCAGCTTGACCAGTGGTTCCTATACCCATCGCTTCACCCTGATGTTCAAGCACCTTCTTGAAGGTCGAACCCGGGCGTTCGAGTGGGTCAGCAAAACCTTCTCCGGCCTCCTGGGACGGTACGCCAACCGGCTGCTTGATCGTCGCGGTCGCATTGGTTTTGTCGATGGCGAGGATATTGCCCAAGACGCCCTGTTTCAGTTTGCCCGCCGCGTGAAGGAGGGGCAGCTGCCGATTGCCAATCACGCCGAGCTGCACGCTCAACTCAAGAAACTGACCCAGCAGGCGGCCGTGGACGCCCTCCGCAAGGAACGCGCTACCAAGCGGGGCGGTCAAGTCGCAATCCTCTCGCGCGACGCGATGGCCGACCAAAACGGCGGCGAGGGGCCGGCGATTCTGGCCCGCGACCTCGACCCAGCCGTGAAAGCTGCCGCCGTGGACCGCGTTGAATTCTGGATGGATCATCTGGCCCGCAAGCGACCAGAATATCCCCTGATCGCCCTGCTCAAGTCACATGGGTATACCAATCAGGCCATCGCTAGAGCGATGGATTTCTCGGAGAGCAAGGTGGACCGCGCGGTGCGCGACATTGCTGCTACGCTTCGTGACCTCAACGCCCGTGAGTTTGATCAAATCAATCGGCTTTTTGCCTAG
- a CDS encoding replication initiator protein A yields the protein MGWQDGREGSEEREGIPTMRPEGLSRVPQGVETDDRGEEPRTEGDEELLGKDEMNLAELPITLLTDRKGVSMITREVPVRDEQTATTVTRKVTVTGSEQFGLPSAQDNLVLLGLIYLTKRSNNFTHRRVWFTRWELIRVLGWPNSGQSYARLELSLKRWANVFVLYENAWWERRQQTYSSKGFGIIDDFELHDGVEGRSLSNIAWNEVFFQSLEAGFVRTIDLRILLKLRHPTSQQMYRFLGKHFHHSPVLTLDLRTFACEHVGINRNYKDNGKLKEKLQPALEELEQMGFLEPMDRASRYAKVGPNRWTITLKRRSDLKLEEGETKPVEADLLAVGPKTTAQEQALIDRGVSPAVAAELALHHPPDQLDAKLEVFDWLVERGDKRVSKSPSGYLVASIRQNYAPPRGFESRADRERREREALQQRRALEEARRKAIEEREARDRAERERLDRYWNALSPAEQERVQHEALRQAEPGLLRRYRRLQNDPHRAAPTLKLILESHLLRLLDGS from the coding sequence ATGGGATGGCAAGACGGTCGGGAAGGGTCCGAGGAGCGTGAAGGGATCCCCACCATGAGGCCTGAGGGGTTGTCGAGGGTGCCTCAAGGGGTGGAGACGGATGATCGCGGGGAGGAACCACGGACCGAGGGCGACGAGGAGCTTCTGGGCAAGGATGAGATGAACTTGGCGGAGCTGCCCATCACGCTGCTCACCGACCGCAAGGGGGTCTCGATGATCACCCGGGAGGTTCCAGTACGTGACGAGCAGACCGCCACCACAGTCACCCGCAAAGTGACCGTGACGGGCTCGGAGCAGTTTGGGCTGCCCTCGGCGCAAGACAACCTGGTGTTGCTGGGACTGATTTACTTAACAAAGCGTTCGAATAATTTCACCCATCGTCGGGTATGGTTTACTCGTTGGGAGCTCATCAGGGTGCTGGGTTGGCCCAACTCGGGCCAATCCTACGCCCGCTTGGAGCTGTCGCTGAAGCGCTGGGCCAACGTGTTCGTGCTGTATGAAAACGCCTGGTGGGAACGCCGCCAGCAAACCTATTCCTCCAAGGGCTTTGGCATCATCGACGACTTCGAGCTGCACGACGGCGTGGAGGGCCGGTCGCTGTCCAACATCGCTTGGAACGAGGTCTTCTTCCAGAGCTTGGAGGCCGGCTTTGTGCGCACCATCGACCTGCGAATCTTGCTGAAGCTGCGGCATCCCACGTCTCAACAGATGTACCGTTTTCTTGGAAAGCATTTCCATCATTCGCCGGTCTTGACGTTGGATTTGAGAACATTTGCGTGTGAGCATGTTGGGATCAATCGTAACTACAAGGACAATGGCAAGCTCAAGGAGAAGCTGCAACCCGCGCTTGAGGAGCTGGAGCAGATGGGGTTTTTGGAGCCGATGGACCGGGCGTCGCGTTATGCCAAGGTGGGTCCTAATCGCTGGACGATCACGCTGAAGCGGCGGTCGGACTTGAAGCTGGAGGAGGGGGAGACCAAGCCGGTGGAGGCTGACTTGCTGGCGGTGGGTCCCAAGACAACGGCCCAGGAGCAGGCGTTGATTGATCGCGGGGTCTCGCCGGCGGTGGCGGCCGAGCTGGCGTTGCATCATCCCCCCGATCAGCTTGACGCCAAGCTTGAGGTTTTCGATTGGCTGGTGGAGCGGGGGGATAAGCGGGTCTCGAAGAGTCCCTCGGGCTACCTGGTGGCCTCGATTCGGCAAAACTACGCGCCGCCTCGGGGCTTTGAGTCGCGGGCTGACCGCGAGCGTCGGGAGCGGGAGGCGCTTCAGCAGCGACGGGCCCTGGAGGAGGCCCGTCGCAAGGCGATCGAAGAGCGCGAGGCCCGCGACCGCGCCGAGCGGGAGCGGCTTGACCGCTACTGGAATGCGTTGAGTCCCGCCGAGCAGGAGCGGGTCCAACACGAGGCGCTGCGTCAGGCCGAGCCTGGTCTGCTGAGGCGTTACCGGCGGCTCCAGAACGACCCCCACCGCGCCGCGCCGACCCTCAAGCTGATCCTGGAGAGCCACCTGCTGAGGCTCCTCGACGGCTCCTGA